From one Enterococcus sp. DIV2402 genomic stretch:
- the glnA gene encoding type I glutamate--ammonia ligase — translation MTKTSNTVAEIKEIAKKENVRFLRLMFTDILGVIKNVEVPISQLDKVLENKMMFDGSSIEGFVRIEESDMYLYPDLATWMIFPWESEHGKVARLICDIYNPDGTPFAGDPRGNLKRALADMEALGFTSFNLGPEPEFFLFKLDEHGEITTDLNDQGGYFDFAPTDLGENCRRDIVLELESLGFEVEASHHEVAPGQHEIDFKYANVLEACDNIQTFKLVVKTIARKHGLHATFMPKPLYGINGSGMHCNMSLFKGEENAFYDPENEMELSATAYHFLAGLLEHARAYTAICNPTVNSYKRLVPGYEAPVYVAWSGRNRSPLIRVPESRGLSTRLELRSVDPSANPYLAMAALLQAGLDGIKQELTPTPAVNSNIYVMNEDERAAAKISDLPSTLHNALKELRKDDVIKDALGDHIFNNFLVSKRFEWDAYKQSVSEWEREQYLELY, via the coding sequence ATGACCAAAACGAGCAATACCGTAGCCGAAATTAAAGAAATTGCCAAAAAAGAAAATGTCCGCTTTTTACGTTTGATGTTTACCGATATTCTTGGTGTCATAAAAAATGTAGAAGTTCCAATCAGTCAATTAGATAAGGTATTGGAAAATAAGATGATGTTCGACGGCTCTTCAATTGAGGGCTTCGTACGTATTGAAGAAAGTGATATGTATCTTTATCCAGATTTAGCCACATGGATGATTTTCCCATGGGAAAGCGAACATGGAAAAGTTGCCCGATTAATTTGTGATATCTACAATCCTGATGGTACACCATTTGCTGGAGATCCCCGTGGCAATTTAAAACGTGCACTTGCAGATATGGAAGCTCTTGGTTTCACTTCCTTTAACTTAGGTCCTGAACCAGAATTTTTCTTATTTAAATTAGATGAACATGGCGAAATTACGACAGATTTAAACGACCAAGGCGGTTATTTTGATTTTGCTCCGACCGATTTAGGCGAAAACTGCCGTCGTGATATTGTATTAGAATTAGAAAGTTTAGGTTTTGAAGTAGAAGCCTCCCACCATGAAGTAGCTCCCGGACAACACGAAATTGACTTTAAATACGCAAATGTTTTAGAAGCTTGCGATAACATTCAAACATTTAAACTAGTGGTTAAAACGATTGCTAGAAAACACGGACTACACGCAACCTTTATGCCAAAACCTTTATACGGCATTAATGGCTCTGGGATGCACTGTAACATGTCATTATTTAAAGGCGAGGAAAATGCCTTCTATGATCCAGAAAACGAGATGGAGCTAAGTGCTACTGCCTATCATTTCCTTGCTGGTTTATTAGAACATGCCCGTGCCTATACTGCCATTTGTAACCCAACAGTGAACTCTTACAAACGTTTAGTTCCAGGATATGAAGCACCCGTTTATGTTGCATGGTCAGGTAGAAACCGTTCACCATTAATTCGTGTACCAGAATCACGTGGTCTATCTACACGTTTAGAATTACGTTCTGTAGACCCTTCTGCTAACCCATATTTAGCAATGGCAGCTTTACTACAAGCTGGACTAGATGGTATAAAACAAGAACTAACGCCAACTCCAGCGGTTAACAGCAACATCTATGTCATGAATGAAGACGAACGCGCAGCAGCTAAAATTTCTGACTTACCTTCAACTTTACACAATGCTTTAAAAGAATTACGTAAAGATGACGTTATTAAAGATGCCTTAGGTGATCATATTTTCAATAATTTCTTAGTTTCAAAACGTTTTGAATGGGATGCCTACAAACAATCTGTTTCAGAATGGGAAAGAGAACAATATTTAGAACTTTATTAA